The following coding sequences lie in one Cotesia glomerata isolate CgM1 linkage group LG5, MPM_Cglom_v2.3, whole genome shotgun sequence genomic window:
- the LOC123265603 gene encoding uncharacterized protein LOC123265603, protein MILTLFIVLAAQFFGVKGALEIVIEDIVCPFFSKEYLTEPDVYVNADNQVFLNFSIVKSFPTETQSYFQLLGASMGEYVIHTGLELQMSLCEMLDEPIIVGPILQIVGFDKPNCPSPPGVYGNENIEIPMELMPDEVIPNKYLISWELTYKEEKLLVIMIYIHVH, encoded by the exons atgattttaactCTGTTCATTGTTTTGGCAGCTCAATTTTTTGGCGTTAag ggtGCCTTAGAAATCGTGATAGAAGATATAGTTTGTccattttttagtaaagaGTATCTAACCGAGCCAGATGTTTATGTAAATGCTGATAACCAAGTGTTTCTTAACTTCTCGATAGTTAAATCATTTCCAACGGAAACTCAA tccTATTTTCAATTACTTGGTGCATCAATGGGCGAATATGTCATACATACTGGATTAGAACTACAAATGAGCTTATGTGAAATGTTAGATGAACCTATTATAGTGGGTCCTATTTTACAAATAGTTGGATTTGACAAGCCTAATTGTCCATCACCTCCT GGTGTTTATGGAAACGAAAACATTGAAATACCAATGGAACTTATGCCAGATGAAGTTATACCtaataaatatctaatttCCTGGGAACTTACATATAAAGAAGagaaattattagttattatgaTATATATTCATGTTCACTAA